A part of Tachysurus vachellii isolate PV-2020 chromosome 4, HZAU_Pvac_v1, whole genome shotgun sequence genomic DNA contains:
- the kcna3a gene encoding potassium voltage-gated channel subfamily A member 3 produces MDEHFNLIDSPSTRHRGNNAENHGYAETEKGSMTVMAAELLEESAALPGHLSLDRYEAEHECCERVVINISGLRFETQLKTFNQFPDTLLGDPKKRMRYFDPLRNEYFFDRNRPSFDAILYYYQSGGRIRRPVNVPIDIFSEEIRFYQLGEEAMEKFREDEGFIKEEERPLPSHEFQRQVWLLFEYPESSGPARGIAIVSVLVILISIVIFCLETLPEFRDDKDPVTVAPVINGTAPYGSSSFTDPFFVIETLCIIWFSFELLVRFFACPSKATFSKNIMNIIDIVAIIPYFITLGTELAERQGNGQQAMSLAILRVIRLVRVFRIFKLSRHSKGLQILGQTLKASMRELGLLIFFLFIGVILFSSAVYFAEADDPASSFSSIPDAFWWAVVTMTTVGYGDMHPVTIGGKIVGSLCAIAGVLTIALPVPVIVSNFNYFYHRETDGEEHAQYLHTGSCEHLDSAEEMKRTRSSSSLSKSEYMVIEEGINSGFKQANYTNQNNQNCVNIKKIFTDV; encoded by the coding sequence ATGGATGAACACTTTAACCTTATAGACTCTCCGTCAACGCGCCACAGGGGAAACAACGCCGAGAATCACGGCTACGCGGAGACAGAGAAGGGCAGCATGACGGTGATGGCGGCGGAGTTGCTGGAGGAATCGGCCGCGCTGCCCGGCCACCTGTCGCTGGATCGATATGAGGCGGAGCACGAGTGCTGCGAGAGAGTGGTCATCAACATCTCGGGCCTGCGCTTCGAGACGCAGCTTAAAACTTTCAACCAATTTCCGGACACCTTGCTCGGCGATCCGAAAAAGAGGATGCGCTACTTTGATCCGCTCAGGAACGAGTACTTTTTCGACAGGAATCGTCCAAGCTTCGACGCCATCCTCTACTACTACCAGTCAGGCGGGCGCATCCGGAGACCAGTCAACGTGCCCATAGATATTTTCTCAGAAGAGATCCGCTTTTATCAGCTTGGCGAGGAAGCGATGGAGAAATTTCGTGAGGACGAGGGTTTTATCAAAGAGGAAGAGCGCCCCTTGCCTAGTCATGAGTTCCAAAGGCAAGTCTGGCTTTTATTTGAGTACCCAGAGAGCTCCGGCCCGGCCAGGGGCATCGCCATCGTGTCAGTACTGGTCATTCTCATCTCCATCGTGATTTTCTGCCTGGAAACTTTGCCTGAGTTTAGGGACGATAAGGATCCAGTCACAGTAGCACCTGTAATAAACGGCACTGCCCCGTACGGGTCAAGCTCTTTTACTGACCCCTTTTTTGTTATCGAGACGCTTTGCATAATCTGGTTCTCCTTTGAGCTTCTTGTCCGTTTTTTTGCCTGTCCCAGCAAAGCCACCTTTTCCAAAAACATCATGAACATAATCGACATCGTGGCTATAATCCCGTATTTCATCACCCTGGGTACAGAGTTGGCCGAAAGACAGGGTAATGGGCAGCAGGCCATGTCCCTTGCCATTCTGCGAGTGATTCGTCTAGTTCGAGTGTTTCGCATCTTTAAGCTGTCGCGCCACTCCAAGGGCCTCCAGATCCTCGGGCAGACACTTAAAGCCAGCATGCGGGAACTTGGTTTGctgattttcttcctttttatcGGAGTCATTTTATTCTCCAGCGCTGTGTACTTCGCTGAGGCAGACGACCCTGCATCCAGCTTTAGCAGCATCCCGGACGCGTTCTGGTGGGCCGTGGTTACCATGACTACGGTCGGCTACGGAGATATGCACCCGGTGACTATCGGCGGGAAGATCGTCGGCTCACTGTGTGCCATTGCTGGTGTTTTGACGATCGCGCTGCCAGTGCCCGTCATCGTCTCCAATTTCAACTACTTTTACCACCGGGAGACGGACGGCGAGGAGCACGCGCAGTATCTGCACACGGGGAGTTGCGAGCATCTCGACTCCGCTGAGGAGATGAAACGGACGCGGAGCAGCTCGTCACTCAGCAAATCGGAGTACATGGTGATAGAGGAGGGCATAAACAGCGGCTTTAAACAGGCTAACTACACAAACCAAAATAATCAGAACTGCGTAAACATCAAAAAGATTTTCACAGACGTGTAA